The genomic DNA ACAATCCGTTAATCATTTCTGCTGAAGCTTTTGCTTCTTCTTGATTTCCCCATTGTGGCGATTGTGGAGTCGCTGAAATAATTTGTTTTTCAACGCCCGCATCGTCCATCATTTTAAAACGTTTTTTCAAATCTTCCTCTGAATCTGATTGGTTAATCCCTTTGGCCACTTCAGTACCTTGGCTACCAAGACGACCTAAACGTTCTAAATATTCTTCACTCCATAAGTGTGCATGCGTATCAATTGCTTTTATATTTGTCATGCTCACAATCATCTCCATTTCAAATTTGCAATGCATCGTTGAGCCTTATCTCATACACAACGATTGTCGAAGTGTTATAGGCTCATTTTGCTTTTCAAAGATGCAAACTAAGGTGAAACATATTGTAAATATACCCACATAACATACATTTACCCAATAAAGTAGAATAACAATCGCATATTTTATTTTTTGAAAGTATCGAGTAGCGTTAAGGTATTTAATAAGAAGTATTTACCCGCAGATTGTGTTGCTTTATAACCGTGACCGGCTTTAATGTGTTGGTACATTGCAACACCCATAATAAGATTAATCATTACAGCACCAAGACGTACAAATTTCACACCTGCTTTGCCAAAAGTAGAAGTTAACAATAAGATAGAACCTACAATTTCAAATACACCAGCTATTTGCATCAAGTTTTTGTTAATATTAAATGCTTCTTTAAATTGTGTTGCCATTGCTTCATCATTTCTCACTTTTGGCAAACCACTTTTAATAATATCTTTTGCAACGTAAGCGTTAATCGCATGATTTAATAACATCATACAACCTCCTAAATTTTTAATTTGATGATTCTTTTTTAGATACACGAAGGGCAATGAATGCCCCAATTAAGCTTAGAACTGCAACTACTTTATACGTCCATTGCAAGCCAAAGATATGACTGGCAACAGTGCTGCCGCCATGTCCCATAGCGAGTTGCGATAATAACGTAACCAGTAATCCTGTTCCAATCGCAGCAGAAATTTGACGTAACGTGTTATTCATTGCAGTCCCATGCGGGATGAGCTCTCTTGGTAGTGCATTAAGTGCTTCGGTTGTCATTGGCACCATAATGCCAGAGTTACCTAACATCATCACTAAAAATGACAAGATGATATAAGTGATAGATGATTCTGCATTTAAAAATGAGAGCAGTAATGTACCGATAAAAATAAGCGTCATCCCACTCACTGCGAGAATGCGTCCGCCAATGATGTCATACAATTTACCTGTCACAGGTGAAAGGAGCCCCATCACCAGACCACCCGGGAGTAAAATGAGACCGGATTGAAGCGGCGTTAAACCACGCATCGTCTGCATATAGATTGGAAGTATTGTCAATGTCCCGATAAATATCAAAAACATCAGAATGACTAAACTAATTGGTATCGTAAATGCCCGATATTGAAACACACGTATTTCAAGCATAGGTGTCTCTAATTTAAGCTGTCTCATAACAAAAGTGACCAGTGCCACGACAGCTACGAGAAGTGTTAAATAAATGATAGGGTTGCCCCATCCAAATTGACTGGCTGAACTAAAGCCGAATAATAAACCGCCAAAACCAATCGTTGATAATATCACAGATAAAATATCGAGTTTCGGTTTGGATAATTCAGTCAGATCCATCATTTTAAAATAACCGAATAATAAATCAATCACTGAAATGATGAGTATGATTAAAAATAAATAGCGCCAATCAAATGCAGTAACAAACCAACCTGCAGCAGTAGGCCCGATTGCTGGCGCAAAACCAATGACTAATCCGAAAAGTCCCATGGCCATACCACGTTTTTCTAATGGAAAGACAAGGAATAAAAACATTTGCGTCAGTGGCATCAAAATTCCTGCACCCATTGCTTGAATCGCCCGACCTACTAAAAGTAATGTAAAGTTAGGCGCAAGCATACATAATAAGGAACCCACGACGAATAACAGCATAGCTGTAAAGAATAACCGTCTTAATGAAAACCGCTGTGTAAGATAAGCGGTTATCGGAATCATGATGCCATTTACAAGCATGAAGATGGTCGTTAACCATTGTGCAGTGCCACTCGTAAGATGAAATTCCTCCATTATTTTAGGAATCACAGTCGTCATTAAAGTTTGATTGAGTACTGCGATAAAAGCCCCAATCATCATCATTACGATTGCAGGAATATGATGTTGCATCGAATTGTTCGAAGTTGCCTCATCCGACATATACGTCACCTCTTTCTAAACGGAATTGACTATCACTTATTTTAAGCGGAATGCATTCCATTTGTCAAACTTGCAAATTCCATTTAATATTAGAGGCATAAAAACGTAAGGAGGCCATTATGGATATACAAAATATAGAGAAGAAATTAGAAATCAATGAACAAAAACAGTTCAAAAATCGTGTTGAAGCGCTCAATTACTATACACGACAATTTATGTATCATGTCCCATTTGAAAATTTGGATGTCCAAAATGGTGTTCGTATTTCAACAGAATTGGACGATTTG from Staphylococcus schleiferi includes the following:
- a CDS encoding DoxX family protein; amino-acid sequence: MLLNHAINAYVAKDIIKSGLPKVRNDEAMATQFKEAFNINKNLMQIAGVFEIVGSILLLTSTFGKAGVKFVRLGAVMINLIMGVAMYQHIKAGHGYKATQSAGKYFLLNTLTLLDTFKK
- a CDS encoding DHA2 family efflux MFS transporter permease subunit is translated as MSDEATSNNSMQHHIPAIVMMMIGAFIAVLNQTLMTTVIPKIMEEFHLTSGTAQWLTTIFMLVNGIMIPITAYLTQRFSLRRLFFTAMLLFVVGSLLCMLAPNFTLLLVGRAIQAMGAGILMPLTQMFLFLVFPLEKRGMAMGLFGLVIGFAPAIGPTAAGWFVTAFDWRYLFLIILIISVIDLLFGYFKMMDLTELSKPKLDILSVILSTIGFGGLLFGFSSASQFGWGNPIIYLTLLVAVVALVTFVMRQLKLETPMLEIRVFQYRAFTIPISLVILMFLIFIGTLTILPIYMQTMRGLTPLQSGLILLPGGLVMGLLSPVTGKLYDIIGGRILAVSGMTLIFIGTLLLSFLNAESSITYIILSFLVMMLGNSGIMVPMTTEALNALPRELIPHGTAMNNTLRQISAAIGTGLLVTLLSQLAMGHGGSTVASHIFGLQWTYKVVAVLSLIGAFIALRVSKKESSN